One part of the Actinomyces howellii genome encodes these proteins:
- a CDS encoding NAD(P)(+) transhydrogenase (Re/Si-specific) subunit beta, with amino-acid sequence MLAVTAVLTASTVSAAPPAALPAQGAAEVVLGTLPSPVVLAYILAAVLFILAAAGLSKHETAVSGNIAGAVGMAVAVVAAIGLALSSDPARGVLPTLLLIMLALGIGAVIGMVLAARVAMTGMPQLIAVLNGLVGLAAVVVGYNSYAAPDALAESLGTFHLGEVFLGVFVGAVTFTGSVLAALKLAGRVPGRPIALPGRNLVNLAILLVSLGLMVAFLLLPEGSPAAWACLVVMTVLALGLGVHLVVAIGGGDMPVVVSIMNSYSGWASTFTGFMVNNDLLIITGTLVGSSGAYLSYLMCQAMNRSFMSVLLGGFGTDGGTPAGDADQEGTIEQTDVTSVARMLQAARRVVITPGYGMAVAQAQYPVATLTDMLRAEGVEVVFGIHPVAGRLPGHMNVLLAEARVPYDIVLEMDEVNDDLGEVDVVLVIGANDTVNPAAEQPGSPIAGMPVLRVWEARSVVVFKRSMATGYAGVQNPLFFKDNTQMLFGDAKDSVEAIIRALE; translated from the coding sequence ATGCTCGCCGTCACCGCCGTACTCACCGCCTCCACCGTGTCCGCCGCGCCGCCGGCCGCCCTGCCCGCCCAGGGCGCCGCCGAGGTCGTCCTGGGCACCCTGCCCTCCCCGGTCGTCCTGGCCTACATCCTGGCCGCCGTCCTGTTCATCCTGGCCGCCGCCGGCCTGTCCAAGCACGAGACCGCCGTGTCCGGCAACATCGCCGGGGCCGTCGGCATGGCCGTGGCCGTGGTAGCCGCCATCGGCCTGGCACTCAGCTCGGACCCGGCCCGGGGGGTGCTGCCCACCCTCCTGCTCATCATGCTGGCCCTGGGCATCGGCGCCGTCATCGGCATGGTCCTGGCCGCCCGCGTCGCCATGACGGGGATGCCCCAGCTCATCGCCGTCCTCAACGGGCTCGTGGGTCTGGCCGCCGTCGTCGTGGGATACAACTCCTACGCCGCCCCCGACGCCCTGGCCGAGTCCCTGGGCACCTTCCACCTCGGGGAGGTCTTCCTCGGAGTCTTCGTCGGCGCGGTCACCTTCACCGGTTCGGTCCTGGCCGCCCTCAAGCTCGCCGGCAGGGTGCCCGGGCGCCCCATCGCCCTGCCCGGGCGCAACCTCGTCAACCTCGCGATCCTGCTCGTGTCCCTGGGACTCATGGTCGCCTTCCTCCTGCTCCCGGAGGGCTCACCCGCGGCCTGGGCCTGCCTCGTGGTCATGACCGTCCTCGCCCTGGGCCTGGGCGTGCACCTCGTCGTGGCCATCGGCGGCGGAGACATGCCGGTGGTCGTGTCGATCATGAACTCCTACTCCGGCTGGGCCTCGACCTTCACCGGGTTCATGGTCAACAACGACCTGCTCATCATCACCGGAACCCTGGTGGGCTCCTCCGGCGCCTACCTGTCCTACCTCATGTGCCAGGCCATGAACCGCTCCTTCATGTCGGTGCTCCTCGGGGGCTTCGGCACCGACGGGGGAACGCCGGCCGGGGACGCGGACCAGGAGGGCACGATCGAGCAGACCGACGTGACCTCCGTGGCGCGGATGCTCCAGGCGGCGCGCCGCGTCGTCATCACCCCGGGATACGGCATGGCGGTGGCTCAGGCCCAGTACCCCGTGGCCACCCTCACCGACATGCTGCGCGCCGAGGGCGTCGAGGTCGTCTTCGGCATCCACCCTGTCGCCGGGCGCCTGCCGGGGCACATGAACGTCCTCCTGGCCGAGGCGCGGGTGCCCTACGACATCGTCCTGGAGATGGACGAGGTCAACGACGACCTGGGAGAGGTCGACGTCGTGCTCGTCATCGGCGCCAACGACACGGTCAACCCGGCCGCCGAGCAGCCGGGCTCCCCGATCGCGGGAATGCCTGTCCTGCGGGTGTGGGAGGCGCGAAGCGTCGTGGTCTTCAAGCGCTCGATGGCCACCGGCTACGCCGGCGTCCAGAACCCGCTGTTCTTCAAGGACAACACCCAGATGCTCTTCGGGGACGCCAAGGACAGCGTCGAGGCCATCATCCGCGCCCTGGAATGA
- a CDS encoding Re/Si-specific NAD(P)(+) transhydrogenase subunit alpha yields the protein MRLGVPCEGPDQPVVAATPQTVEKMIRLGYEVLVERGAGERARFPDSAYERAGARLVGPTGAWTCEVVLSASAPDEESLGMLGPGTTVVSRLDPARHPELIESLRATGATALALDAVPRISRAQAMDVLSSQANLAGYRAVIEAATHFGRLLGGQVTAAGKFPPASVYVIGAGVAGLAAIGTATSLGAVVRGTDVRPEVADQVRSMGAQFVPVPTAQETSSDGYATQMSQDQAALAARLYAQQAAQADIVITTAAIPGRAAPILLDREAIEAMAPGSVIIDMAAATGGNTELTVAGEVVTTEGGVTIVGHTDLAGRLPSQASQLYGQNLVNLLTLMTPEKDGTLVLDLEDEVVRAITVCHEGQTLWPPPPVTVSAAPAAQGPSAEELARAEAQEAAARARSRRLRAVGLAAAALVGAALVLVTPEAATSHYVVLVLSVILGFHVISNVTPALHTPLMSVTNAISGIILLGAISQVGHSDPLISAAAFVALVLATVNVFGGFAVTHRMLAMFRKD from the coding sequence GTGCGTCTAGGAGTGCCCTGTGAGGGGCCTGACCAGCCCGTCGTCGCGGCGACGCCGCAGACAGTCGAGAAGATGATCAGGCTCGGATACGAGGTCCTGGTCGAGCGGGGCGCCGGGGAGCGGGCACGCTTCCCCGACTCCGCCTACGAGCGGGCCGGTGCGCGCCTGGTCGGGCCCACCGGCGCCTGGACCTGCGAGGTGGTGCTCAGTGCCTCGGCCCCCGACGAGGAGTCCCTGGGCATGCTCGGGCCGGGCACGACCGTCGTCAGCCGTCTCGACCCCGCCCGCCACCCCGAGCTCATCGAGTCCCTGCGGGCCACCGGGGCTACCGCCCTGGCCCTGGACGCCGTGCCCAGGATCTCCCGCGCCCAGGCCATGGACGTCCTGTCCTCTCAGGCCAACCTGGCGGGCTACCGGGCGGTGATCGAGGCCGCTACCCACTTCGGCCGGCTCCTGGGCGGTCAGGTCACGGCCGCCGGCAAGTTCCCCCCGGCCTCGGTCTACGTCATCGGCGCCGGCGTGGCAGGACTGGCCGCCATCGGGACGGCCACCTCTCTGGGCGCCGTCGTGCGCGGCACGGACGTGCGCCCCGAGGTCGCCGACCAGGTCCGCTCGATGGGCGCGCAGTTCGTCCCGGTGCCCACCGCCCAGGAGACCTCCTCGGACGGCTACGCCACGCAGATGTCCCAGGACCAGGCGGCCCTGGCCGCCCGGCTCTACGCCCAGCAGGCGGCCCAGGCCGACATCGTCATCACGACCGCGGCCATCCCGGGGCGCGCCGCACCGATCCTGCTCGACCGCGAGGCGATCGAGGCGATGGCGCCGGGCTCGGTCATCATCGACATGGCCGCCGCCACAGGCGGCAACACCGAGCTGACCGTGGCCGGGGAGGTCGTCACCACCGAGGGCGGGGTCACCATCGTGGGCCACACGGACCTGGCCGGGCGCCTGCCCTCCCAGGCCTCCCAGCTCTACGGGCAGAACCTCGTCAACCTCCTGACCCTCATGACCCCCGAGAAGGACGGAACCCTCGTGCTCGACCTCGAGGACGAGGTCGTGCGCGCGATCACCGTGTGCCACGAGGGGCAGACGCTCTGGCCGCCCCCGCCGGTCACCGTCTCGGCCGCACCGGCAGCGCAGGGGCCCTCGGCCGAGGAGCTCGCCCGCGCCGAGGCGCAGGAAGCAGCCGCCCGGGCCCGTTCCCGGCGCCTGCGCGCCGTCGGCCTGGCCGCGGCCGCCCTCGTGGGGGCCGCCCTCGTCCTGGTCACCCCGGAGGCGGCCACGAGCCACTACGTCGTGCTCGTCCTGTCGGTCATCCTGGGCTTCCACGTCATCTCGAACGTGACCCCCGCCCTGCACACGCCCCTGATGAGCGTGACGAACGCGATCTCGGGCATCATCCTGCTTGGCGCGATCTCCCAGGTCGGCCACTCCGACCCCCTCATCAGCGCCGCCGCCTTCGTGGCGCTTGTGCTGGCCACCGTCAACGTCTTCGGCGGCTTCGCGGTCACCCACCGCATGCTCGCGATGTTCAGGAAGGACTGA
- the coaA gene encoding type I pantothenate kinase — MGQTWPVSTTGSPDPARPTSAASPYIELDRERWRALARTAPLPLTQADVEKLRGLGDPIDLPEVDVVYRPLTALLEDYIAATRERARRTAEFLGLGQGAERVSTPFVVAVAGSVAVGKSTTARLIAHLLARFEATPSVALVTTDGFLLPNRVLEERGLTARKGFPESYDRRALLDFVAAVKSGAPRVEAPVYSHRVYDVVPGASVVVERPDVLVLEGLNVLQPAPRGRRGASGSQAPSALAVSDFIDFSIYVDADPLDIRRWYLDRFLTLKRTAFTEPGSYFQRFAAIPDDIALAAASEVWESVNLTNLRENIAPTRGRATLVLDKGPDHRMRRVLLRKA, encoded by the coding sequence ATGGGTCAGACTTGGCCCGTGAGCACCACCGGCTCCCCGGACCCCGCGAGACCGACCTCGGCGGCCTCGCCCTACATCGAGCTCGACCGCGAGAGGTGGAGGGCGCTGGCCCGCACGGCGCCGCTGCCGTTGACCCAGGCCGACGTCGAGAAGCTGCGCGGCCTGGGCGACCCGATCGACCTGCCCGAGGTCGACGTCGTCTACCGCCCTCTGACGGCGCTGCTCGAGGACTACATCGCCGCCACCCGCGAGCGCGCACGTCGCACCGCCGAGTTCCTCGGGCTGGGCCAGGGCGCCGAGCGCGTGTCGACCCCCTTCGTCGTGGCGGTGGCCGGCTCGGTGGCGGTGGGCAAGTCGACGACGGCCCGCCTCATCGCCCACCTCCTGGCCCGCTTCGAGGCCACCCCCTCGGTCGCGCTCGTGACGACCGACGGCTTCCTCCTGCCCAACCGGGTCCTGGAGGAGCGGGGCCTGACCGCCAGGAAGGGGTTCCCCGAGTCCTACGACCGGCGCGCCCTCCTCGACTTCGTGGCAGCGGTCAAGTCGGGGGCCCCTCGTGTCGAGGCCCCGGTGTACTCCCACCGCGTCTACGACGTCGTCCCCGGGGCCTCGGTCGTCGTCGAGCGGCCCGACGTGCTCGTCCTCGAGGGCCTCAACGTCCTTCAGCCCGCTCCGCGGGGACGGCGGGGCGCCTCGGGGTCCCAGGCCCCCTCGGCCCTGGCGGTCAGCGACTTCATCGACTTCTCGATCTACGTCGACGCCGACCCCCTCGACATCCGCCGCTGGTACCTCGACCGGTTCCTCACCCTCAAGCGCACGGCCTTCACCGAACCGGGCTCCTACTTCCAGCGCTTCGCCGCGATCCCTGACGACATCGCCCTGGCCGCGGCCTCCGAGGTGTGGGAGAGCGTCAACCTGACCAACCTGCGGGAGAACATCGCCCCCACGCGAGGCAGGGCCACCCTCGTGCTCGACAAGGGCCCGGACCACCGCATGCGGCGGGTGCTCCTGCGCAAGGCCTGA
- the glmS gene encoding glutamine--fructose-6-phosphate transaminase (isomerizing), translating into MCGIVGHVGPSPASDRTLSVLMDGLGRLEYRGYDSAGIALVAPGQPDGPVVVKAAGKLDNLRAALDEAAPAPATAGIGHTRWATHGGPTTVNAHPHRAGHVAVVHNGIIENFRPLREEVEAAGRELVSETDTEVVAHLLDIDFAGRLEAAGEALDEAAVAAVLVESMRAVAARLEGTYTLLAVTPLAPGAIVASRSTSPLVIGLGEGENFLGSDVAAFVAFTRSAAEVEDDQVVLVTAEAVTVWDAEARVVEPATWEVSWDASAAVKGGYATFMDKEIHEQPTAVADTLRGRVDERGELVLDEMRIDPAVLRRVDKIIVIACGTAAYAGHVAKYAIEHWCRIPVEVELAHEFRYRDPVVSEKTLTVAISQSGETMDTIQAVRHAREQGSKVLAIVNTYGSTIAREADAVLYTHAGPEVAVASTKAFLAQITACYLLGLYLAQLRGNKWPDEVADYLTDLGRMPDKIQQVLDTQAETVQALGAELADRPSFLFLGRHVGFPVALEGALKLKELAYVHAEGFAAGELKHGPIALIEEGLPVFVIVPTPRRPVLHDKVIANIQEIRARGARTIVIAEEGDEAVAPFADDVIRVPATPTLMWPLLTVVPLQVFAAALATAKGLDVDQPRNLAKSVTVE; encoded by the coding sequence ATGTGTGGAATCGTCGGCCACGTCGGCCCATCGCCCGCTTCTGACCGCACGCTGTCGGTCCTCATGGACGGCCTGGGCCGCCTGGAGTACCGCGGATACGACTCGGCGGGGATCGCCCTGGTCGCACCCGGGCAGCCCGACGGTCCCGTCGTGGTCAAGGCCGCGGGCAAGCTTGACAACCTCCGCGCCGCCCTTGACGAGGCCGCCCCCGCCCCGGCGACCGCGGGCATCGGCCACACCCGCTGGGCCACCCACGGCGGCCCGACGACCGTCAACGCCCACCCCCACCGCGCCGGGCACGTGGCTGTCGTCCACAACGGCATCATCGAGAACTTCCGTCCCCTGCGCGAGGAGGTCGAGGCCGCCGGGCGCGAGCTCGTCTCGGAGACTGACACCGAGGTCGTCGCCCACCTGCTCGACATCGACTTCGCCGGTCGTCTCGAGGCCGCCGGGGAGGCGCTCGACGAGGCCGCAGTCGCCGCTGTCCTCGTGGAGTCGATGCGTGCGGTCGCCGCCCGGCTCGAGGGTACCTACACGCTCCTGGCCGTCACGCCCCTGGCGCCCGGGGCGATCGTCGCCTCCCGCTCGACGAGCCCCCTGGTCATCGGCCTGGGGGAGGGGGAGAACTTCCTGGGCAGCGACGTCGCCGCCTTCGTCGCCTTCACCCGGAGCGCCGCCGAGGTCGAGGACGACCAGGTCGTCCTCGTCACCGCCGAGGCGGTCACCGTCTGGGACGCCGAGGCCAGGGTCGTCGAGCCCGCCACCTGGGAGGTCTCCTGGGACGCCTCGGCCGCCGTCAAGGGCGGCTACGCGACCTTCATGGACAAGGAGATCCACGAGCAGCCCACCGCCGTGGCCGACACCCTGCGCGGGCGCGTCGACGAGCGCGGCGAGCTGGTCCTCGACGAGATGCGCATCGACCCCGCCGTGCTGCGCCGCGTCGACAAGATCATCGTCATCGCCTGCGGGACCGCCGCCTACGCCGGTCACGTGGCCAAGTACGCCATCGAGCACTGGTGCCGGATCCCGGTGGAGGTCGAGCTCGCCCACGAGTTCCGCTACCGGGACCCGGTGGTCAGCGAGAAGACCCTGACCGTGGCGATCTCCCAGTCCGGCGAGACGATGGACACCATCCAGGCCGTGCGCCACGCCCGCGAGCAGGGGTCGAAGGTGCTGGCCATCGTCAACACCTACGGCTCGACCATCGCCCGCGAGGCCGACGCGGTCCTGTACACCCACGCCGGCCCGGAGGTCGCCGTGGCCTCGACCAAGGCCTTCCTCGCCCAGATCACCGCCTGCTACCTGCTCGGTCTCTACCTGGCCCAGCTGCGCGGCAACAAGTGGCCCGACGAGGTCGCCGACTACCTGACCGACCTCGGACGCATGCCCGACAAGATCCAGCAGGTCCTCGACACCCAGGCCGAGACGGTCCAGGCCCTGGGCGCCGAGCTCGCCGACCGGCCCTCCTTCCTGTTCCTGGGGCGCCACGTCGGGTTCCCGGTGGCGCTCGAGGGAGCGCTCAAGCTCAAGGAGCTCGCCTACGTCCACGCCGAGGGCTTCGCGGCCGGAGAGCTCAAGCACGGCCCGATCGCGCTCATCGAGGAGGGCCTGCCGGTCTTCGTCATCGTGCCCACCCCGCGGCGCCCGGTCCTCCACGACAAGGTGATCGCCAACATCCAGGAGATCCGTGCCCGCGGCGCGCGCACCATCGTCATCGCCGAGGAGGGTGACGAGGCCGTCGCGCCCTTCGCCGACGACGTCATCCGCGTCCCGGCCACCCCGACCCTCATGTGGCCGCTGCTCACCGTCGTGCCCCTCCAGGTCTTCGCGGCCGCCCTGGCCACCGCCAAGGGACTGGACGTCGACCAGCCGCGCAACCTCGCCAAGTCCGTCACCGTCGAGTGA